The genomic window TGAGCGGTAATCcgtttgtttgaaaaccaggctttaatcactgataatacTAAGTGCACAGGCTGTGATTCTGTGAgggctccggggctcaagcactaATAGTGCAAATatatcacctgttctgtcaaatatATAGTGTGGAGGCTTCACAATAAcaactgttattgcagcgtttacaaatataaaatccatttctttagagtctcccagctttcttcaaatgattttcttttgtatttgttaggcTCAGTTTAATGGCATTATTCATACTGTTTGATTTCTACCTGCAATGGAAATCTATCTATTtatacactattaaaaaaaaacatgctggacATGTAGAGTTTTTTTATGGTTTGCAGCTCTGATGCAGGATGCCAGTTCTTCTATAGTATTTGGATTTCACACACACTAACTCACACCTTTGTTGTGAAGCCTGTAAGTCACACTGATCTAGTGCTGTGGGGTTTCTCTGTCCTCTCACAGATAATACTGTCCAGGGGTCTGCAGTTACAGAAGAGTGCTAATGGGGTTGAAATAGTCAGTGTTGATGTGGGGCAGAGGAGTCCACATCAATGAACTGTTGCTGTTGTTTTAAGGTGCCTGTTTACCTGGGAAGAAACAAGACTGCCAGAGCCGTGCTGCAGATATCCTGCTGACAATACCTGAAGTAAGTTTCTTATTCTTTTACTCTTCAGTCCTGATTCAGCTTCACCGCTCTGTGTTTGATTGTGTGTTTCTGGTCGTGTCAGTTTATTTAATACTGAACACAAGTCTGATCTAAGTTATAGAAACTGGAAATCAAAATAGTGGTGTGGAGTAAAGTAGTAGttctttcaatttcagtatctcccatatgatatttataatgcacatttttattgcctgcgtgcagtaccgtacacttttctctattaaatgtcattcgccatgtgtctgcccaggtcTGAATGCTGCTTAGATCATTGGTAAGGCAAGTTCATAGAGTTTAACAAAGGGATTGTAACAggttatattatgtttttttttttatttggaaatttGTTCAGAAGACAAAACTGGATTATCCTTGTGAAAGAAAAGATACAACgatggagcctgtccatattaaagaggagagtcacatactagaatcagtccatatgaAAGAAGAGAGCCCTGTACttgaatcagtccatattaaagaggagagtcctgtactagaatcagtccatattaaagaggagagtcatgtactagaatcagtccatattaaagaggagagtcctgtccTAGAATCAGTCTATATTACAGAGGAGAGTCCTGtcctagaatcagtccatattaaagaggagcttCCTGAACTAGACCCTGTCCATGTTGAAGAGGAGGGTAACccttttaaaacaagcagcttgcagggctctctgtcctgtacagaatgtggaaagagtttcagtcagttacaaaacctgaaacgtcaccagcgaatccacactggagagaaacgatatgtctgtgctgactgtgggaagagtttcagtcagttaggaaacttgaaaagacaccagagaattcacactggagagaaaccatatgtctgttctgactgtgggaagagtttcagtcagtctcACACTTTGAAAATacaccagcaaatccacactgGCGTGAAACTACACATCTGTGCtgtctgtgggaagagtttcagtcagttacaaaacctgaaacttcaccagcaaatccacactggagagaaacgacatgtctgtgctgactgtgggaggagtttcagtcAGTCTGGCACTTTGAAAATACACCAGGGAATCCACACTGGTGTGAAACTACacatctgtgctgactgtgggaagagtttcagtcagttacaaaacctgaaacttcaccagcgaatccacactggagagaaaccatatgtctgtggtaactgtgggaagagtttcagtcagtctggCACTTTGAAAATACACCAGCGTATCCACACTGGTGAGAAACCGTATCCATGTAGTAGATGTGGGAAAAGTTTCAGTCGGTTAGTACGCCTTAAAAGACACCagttaattcacacaggagagaagccatatcactgtaagGACTGTGGGACGAGTTTCAGTGATCCAGGCAActtgaaaagacaccagcaaatccacacaggagagaaaccgcatgtctgtgctgactgtgggaagagattcagtgaTCCAGGCAActtgaaaagacaccagcaaatccacacaggagagaaaccgcatgtctgtgctgactgtgggaagagattcagtgaTCCAGGCAACTTGAAAAAACACCAGAAAATTCACAccggagagaaacctcatcactgtaatgactgtgggaagagtttcagccggataaaccaatttaaaatacaccagcgattccacacaggagagaaaccttaccaCTGCAGTGACTGTGGGAAGTCTTTTAATGCTTCCGGTTctcttaaaagacacaaatgcaaGCTGTGAAAGTTTAGGCAGAATGTGAGAGTGTGTTCATTCACCCGCACTCAGAAATTCCAgtctttttaaacagcagcttaATATAAAAACTGTCTACAGTGCTCTGAAGCTGTTCCATCATAAAGTACATTCCTATGTTTTATATCATTAATATCATTGAATGCCCCtttgaaatagttttaaaacacAGCCTGTTGTCTTTCCAACTCATATCTGTTTAACTCTAATCAGTAAGAAGGGTTTCTAGTAGTATGATTAGTAAACTGTTTGTTTACCCGCAtgccagataatcataaatcctcattttatatgtgaagtgttctaaataaatgtacattctgcatgacaaaatgcacaattttaaatgaagtttacaaattttacacaacatagatattcccgttgttttttatttccatttggaaataaaaaagtCCTGCGTCTTGCCATGGCACACAACCTTGTTCTGTGTATAATTGTTCATAAGTAAATTAAGTCAGAGATGGATCAGACACCCATGATCTGATGCGTCACTGTCTTCAATAGCCTTTAcgataaagtagaaaaagagattTGCAGAATGGCATCGATAGTAATACAAGTGGTGACTTGCGCATAATAACAtggataatattattattattattaatattagataGTGATTATAtaattgagattgcagtaagttgtatatataaatgtataaaaataaaataatgttgttgaaaatatcagttcaactatactactattgtccagctgtctttatttatttatttatttaaatacgtGCTGTCTGATTTTTATCCACATGCCCGATAATCATAAATTCTCATTTTatatgttctaaataaatgtgcattctacatgacaaaatgcacacTTTTAAATGAAGTTTGCAAATTATACACAACGTAGATATTCccattgttttttatttccatttggctgctgctcgctggtgggagagtcGCCTCCCTGTGCGCTATTAgtttcttgatcttgttaacatgcatttccCCTGATCTATTCGTTGAGACAGGAAAtgatgtaggtgacctgtgaCAATAAAGCTTTAACGAGAAAATGACCTCATCGACTCAGTTTCAGAGCaaagaattttgaatgcttgaatcggatcgccgcgtagtcttctttgttcaagactgaatagattcaattcttttagcctttctgcatacgacatgccttttaaacccgggataattctggtcgctcttctttgcactatttctacagcagcaatatcctttttgtaacgaggtgaccagaactgaacacaatattctaggtgaggtcttactaatgcattgtaaagttttaacattacttcccttgatttaaattcaacacttctcacaatatatccgagcatcttgttggccttttttatagcttccccacattgtctagatgaagacatttctgagtcaacataaactcctaggtatttttcatagattccttcaatttcagtatctcccatatgatatttataatgcacatttttattgcctgcgtgcagtactttacacttttctctattgaatgtcatttgccatgtgtctgcccagttctgaatgctgtttagatcattttgaatgacctttgctgctgcaacagtgtttgccactcctcctatttttgtgtcgtctgcaaat from Acipenser ruthenus chromosome 57, fAciRut3.2 maternal haplotype, whole genome shotgun sequence includes these protein-coding regions:
- the LOC117407732 gene encoding zinc finger protein 568-like, coding for MEPVHIKEESHILESVHMKEESPVLESVHIKEESPVLESVHIKEESHVLESVHIKEESPVLESVYITEESPVLESVHIKEELPELDPVHVEEEGNPFKTSSLQGSLSCTECGKSFSQLQNLKRHQRIHTGEKRYVCADCGKSFSQLGNLKRHQRIHTGEKPYVCSDCGKSFSQSHTLKIHQQIHTGVKLHICAVCGKSFSQLQNLKLHQQIHTGEKRHVCADCGRSFSQSGTLKIHQGIHTGVKLHICADCGKSFSQLQNLKLHQRIHTGEKPYVCGNCGKSFSQSGTLKIHQRIHTGEKPYPCSRCGKSFSRLVRLKRHQLIHTGEKPYHCKDCGTSFSDPGNLKRHQQIHTGEKPHVCADCGKRFSDPGNLKRHQQIHTGEKPHVCADCGKRFSDPGNLKKHQKIHTGEKPHHCNDCGKSFSRINQFKIHQRFHTGEKPYHCSDCGKSFNASGSLKRHKCKL